In the genome of Pediococcus claussenii ATCC BAA-344, one region contains:
- a CDS encoding polysaccharide biosynthesis C-terminal domain-containing protein, which produces MQVVKNYLYNASYQVFILLVPLITTPYLARVLGPTGVGINAFTNSIIQYFILFGSIGVNLYGNRQVAFVRDDKERVTNTFYEVFLMRLMTIVLAYVAFLIFLVMTGKYHTYYLAQSISIIAAAFDVSWFFMGVENFGVTVIRNFIVKIITLISIFVFVKSYSDLTAYILILSLSLLIGNMTLFPNLKRYVGKLRFKKLNIWKHFRPSLVLFVPQIATQIYLVVNKTMLGAMTSVQSAGYFDQSDKMIKMVLALVTATGTVMLPHVANAFMKGQTEKTKEYLYGSFSFVTALATLMMFGMAAIAPKFVPLFFTDKFLSVIPLMMIESVVILLIAWSNAVGTQYLLPTNQNRAFTTSVVLGAIVNIIINVPFIIMWGAEGATLSTVISEFVVTGYQLYIIREQLNLKKLFKETDKYIIAGAMMFAVTIIANYILPEKWIMIVLEIIIGIVVYLLLLIIMKASILKKAKSILGR; this is translated from the coding sequence ATGCAGGTTGTTAAAAACTATTTATATAACGCTTCATATCAGGTGTTTATTCTATTAGTTCCGTTAATAACTACGCCTTATTTAGCTCGTGTCTTAGGACCTACCGGAGTGGGAATAAACGCTTTTACTAATTCAATTATTCAGTATTTTATTTTGTTTGGAAGCATTGGTGTTAATCTTTATGGTAACAGACAAGTAGCGTTTGTACGTGATGATAAGGAAAGGGTAACTAATACTTTTTATGAAGTTTTTTTAATGCGTTTAATGACCATAGTTCTGGCATACGTTGCTTTTTTAATATTTCTTGTTATGACCGGGAAATACCATACGTATTATCTTGCTCAGTCTATTTCAATCATTGCTGCTGCCTTTGATGTATCTTGGTTTTTTATGGGTGTTGAAAATTTTGGTGTCACGGTGATAAGAAATTTTATCGTCAAAATTATCACATTGATTAGTATCTTTGTTTTCGTTAAATCCTACAGTGATTTAACGGCGTATATTTTAATACTTTCATTGTCCTTATTAATTGGAAACATGACATTATTTCCTAATTTGAAGCGATATGTAGGTAAGTTAAGGTTTAAGAAATTAAATATTTGGAAGCATTTTAGACCTTCATTAGTTTTATTTGTGCCACAAATTGCGACACAAATTTATTTAGTTGTTAATAAAACAATGCTAGGGGCTATGACATCTGTCCAATCGGCAGGATATTTTGATCAGTCCGATAAAATGATAAAAATGGTATTAGCTTTGGTTACTGCAACAGGGACAGTGATGCTGCCTCACGTTGCAAATGCGTTTATGAAAGGGCAAACTGAAAAAACTAAAGAATATTTATATGGTAGTTTTTCATTTGTCACTGCGTTGGCAACGCTAATGATGTTCGGAATGGCAGCTATTGCCCCCAAATTTGTTCCGTTGTTTTTTACCGATAAATTTCTATCAGTAATCCCCTTAATGATGATTGAATCGGTTGTAATTCTATTGATTGCTTGGAGTAATGCGGTGGGAACCCAGTATTTGTTACCAACTAATCAAAATAGAGCATTTACAACTTCAGTAGTTCTTGGAGCAATAGTAAACATTATAATTAATGTTCCATTTATTATAATGTGGGGGGCCGAAGGTGCAACTCTTTCTACAGTTATATCAGAATTTGTTGTTACCGGATATCAACTTTATATTATTAGGGAACAACTTAATTTGAAAAAATTATTTAAAGAAACCGATAAGTACATTATTGCGGGAGCTATGATGTTTGCCGTTACTATCATTGCAAACTATATTCTTCCAGAAAAATGGATAATGATTGTTTTAGAAATTATTATCGGTATTGTGGTTTATTTATTATTATTAATAATAATGAAAGCAAGTATTTTAAAAAAAGCAAAGAGTATATTAGGTAGATAA
- a CDS encoding VanZ family protein: protein MCVWWLIYQPHELFGNDLYLKHYFYFHSAKIVYEPAGLTSSGAFLNIAMTIPGGIFLNLLFKEHLNWFSILLISILVGFFNESTQFIFDQYLNLKRTVDITDVMTNATGIMIGYICAKHGISASSKRINRGNTHD, encoded by the coding sequence ATTTGTGTTTGGTGGTTAATCTATCAGCCTCATGAGTTGTTTGGAAATGATCTCTACCTAAAACATTACTTTTATTTTCACTCAGCAAAAATTGTCTACGAACCTGCAGGACTGACAAGCTCTGGCGCATTCTTAAACATAGCAATGACAATCCCTGGAGGAATATTTTTAAACTTATTATTCAAGGAACATCTTAACTGGTTTTCCATATTATTAATATCCATACTTGTTGGATTCTTTAATGAATCTACTCAATTCATCTTCGATCAATATCTCAATCTAAAAAGAACCGTGGATATTACTGATGTCATGACCAACGCGACTGGCATTATGATTGGGTATATATGTGCTAAACATGGAATTTCAGCTTCATCAAAAAGAATCAATCGTGGTAACACCCACGATTGA
- a CDS encoding DUF4828 domain-containing protein, whose protein sequence is MVWRRISLNKLFSENRTEEAPEPVSPFFYAGTWVYQDNSTNRKHQFEIQPNYDVYLDKQLIKTQVESVTPSRLILIDNFGFKIVIRTNGRSPISIFDEANDETYAIIDSL, encoded by the coding sequence ATGGTCTGGCGCCGAATCAGTTTAAACAAGTTATTTTCTGAAAATCGTACAGAAGAAGCACCCGAGCCCGTAAGCCCCTTCTTCTATGCGGGTACATGGGTATATCAAGATAATTCAACTAACCGAAAACATCAATTTGAAATTCAACCGAATTATGATGTCTACCTTGATAAACAATTAATCAAAACACAGGTAGAAAGCGTTACACCATCTCGTTTGATTTTAATCGATAACTTTGGCTTCAAAATAGTTATCAGAACTAACGGTCGTAGTCCTATCAGTATTTTTGACGAGGCTAATGACGAAACATATGCTATCATTGATTCTCTCTAA
- a CDS encoding GH25 family lysozyme: protein MNSKNRSQSRPKFNQGILWRKRIVVILAVILVGTILVGGIMKYASFQKEEEARLNNYSTHGVTLNQDDGTVDFQQLQQKNVDFVYLTATTGATYLDDSFNGNYQRIQGVNVPVGVIHSFGFQKDAQKQFDFFKSKLKNNIGTLPIAINIEYYGDFNANNVRWQKQGPQVVKLIRLLANYYGQAVIIKTTPDIYKKLYKKYVRQTPFWIVTTHVGKAVKNIKLVQFDDRRYENDGEQLTLPESYFSGNKEMWRDFSN from the coding sequence ATGAACAGCAAGAACAGATCACAGAGCAGACCTAAGTTTAATCAAGGGATTCTATGGCGTAAACGAATAGTGGTAATTTTGGCTGTTATTTTAGTAGGAACTATATTGGTTGGCGGTATTATGAAGTATGCCTCATTTCAAAAAGAAGAAGAGGCGCGGTTAAATAATTATTCTACGCATGGCGTGACACTTAATCAGGATGATGGAACAGTTGATTTTCAACAGTTACAGCAAAAAAATGTTGACTTTGTGTATCTGACAGCAACAACAGGAGCTACATATTTAGATGATTCCTTCAACGGGAATTATCAGAGAATTCAAGGAGTGAATGTACCAGTTGGGGTTATACACTCATTTGGATTTCAAAAGGATGCACAAAAACAATTTGATTTTTTTAAATCTAAACTGAAAAATAACATTGGAACTTTGCCAATCGCAATTAATATTGAATATTACGGTGATTTCAATGCAAATAATGTTAGGTGGCAGAAACAAGGACCACAGGTTGTGAAGTTAATTCGATTGCTCGCGAATTACTATGGACAAGCGGTAATTATAAAAACCACACCCGATATCTACAAAAAATTATACAAAAAATACGTTAGACAAACTCCGTTTTGGATTGTCACAACGCATGTGGGTAAAGCAGTTAAAAATATTAAACTAGTGCAGTTCGATGATCGAAGATATGAAAATGACGGAGAACAATTAACATTACCCGAATCATACTTCAGTGGGAATAAAGAAATGTGGAGAGACTTTTCTAATTAG
- a CDS encoding APC family permease — MQNVKLERNIGLFSAFSTVMGTVIGAGVFFKVASVTGSTHSAGMSLLAWFIGGLLSICGGLTSAELAAAIPETGGAIKYLEVAYGKLPGFLLGWAQVLIYFPANIAALSIIFGTQFVNLFHLSTFWLLPIAIITGASLTIINLLGSKYGARLQSLTLIIKLIPIAVIILFGLISHGSASISFFPSSTSTSNNILVGFSGGLLATMFAYDGWLGIGTIAGEMKSPKKDLPKAIGWGLFGIMVVYLLVNFIFLKTLPINQLAGNLNAASLASKHIFGALGGKIVTIGILISVYGAINGYTMTGMRVPFAMATEDSLPMSHLLKKISLKTYVPYNAGLLQITIAILMMLIGSFDLLTDMLVFVMWIFNVLIFLAVIKLRHQQPELERPYQVPLYPIVPILAIIGGFFILITTIITQTLLAIIGIIITLLGIPVYYLSKHKNN, encoded by the coding sequence ATGCAAAACGTTAAACTAGAACGGAACATTGGACTTTTTTCAGCGTTCTCCACAGTTATGGGAACTGTAATTGGTGCTGGAGTCTTCTTTAAAGTCGCCAGTGTTACAGGCAGTACACATTCAGCAGGAATGTCGTTATTAGCTTGGTTTATTGGGGGATTATTAAGCATTTGTGGTGGATTAACCAGCGCCGAACTAGCTGCAGCCATTCCTGAGACCGGTGGCGCTATTAAATATCTTGAAGTTGCATATGGAAAGCTACCGGGGTTTCTTTTAGGTTGGGCTCAGGTTCTAATCTATTTTCCGGCAAACATAGCCGCACTTTCAATAATTTTTGGAACTCAATTCGTTAATTTATTTCATTTATCAACCTTTTGGCTATTACCAATTGCAATAATCACGGGAGCTTCGCTAACTATAATTAACCTTTTAGGTTCAAAGTACGGTGCACGTCTCCAATCGCTTACTTTAATCATTAAGTTGATCCCAATTGCTGTGATTATTCTTTTTGGATTGATATCCCACGGATCAGCCTCAATATCATTCTTTCCCAGCTCCACTAGTACTTCCAATAACATTCTTGTTGGCTTCAGCGGAGGCCTACTCGCAACTATGTTTGCTTACGATGGCTGGTTAGGAATTGGCACCATCGCTGGTGAAATGAAAAGCCCTAAGAAAGATTTACCCAAAGCGATTGGTTGGGGTTTATTCGGCATTATGGTTGTTTATTTACTCGTTAACTTCATTTTCCTGAAAACCTTACCGATCAACCAGCTTGCTGGAAATTTAAACGCCGCCTCTCTCGCTTCAAAACACATATTTGGGGCATTGGGAGGAAAAATCGTTACAATCGGTATTCTCATTTCAGTCTATGGTGCTATTAACGGTTATACAATGACTGGGATGCGAGTTCCCTTCGCGATGGCAACGGAAGATTCCTTACCTATGAGTCATTTATTAAAGAAAATCTCCTTAAAAACTTATGTTCCTTATAATGCCGGTTTACTTCAAATAACGATTGCAATTCTCATGATGTTAATTGGTTCCTTTGACCTATTAACTGATATGTTAGTTTTTGTCATGTGGATTTTTAATGTTCTTATTTTTCTTGCGGTAATTAAACTCCGTCATCAACAACCAGAACTAGAACGCCCTTATCAGGTTCCTTTATATCCAATAGTTCCAATTTTAGCAATCATCGGTGGTTTTTTTATTCTAATCACAACAATTATCACCCAAACACTACTCGCCATAATCGGAATTATTATAACTTTGTTAGGAATACCGGTTTACTACCTATCCAAACACAAAAACAATTAA
- a CDS encoding Gfo/Idh/MocA family protein has protein sequence MLRLGIIGTNWITKQFIDAAHETNEWQLSSVYSRTIQKAHDFGDLLGASEFFDDLTKFFLDGNFDAVYIASPNSLHFEQALDAIQHEKITIVEKPIVVNPTQWRKLESALKDYPKAKLFEAARHVHEPNFKVVQHAINNFDVVQGASLTYAKYSSRYDAVLNGEEPNIFSLDFAGGALQDLGVYVVYDAVAWFGMPEEVAYFPQKIRTRVDGKGTAILRYPQFDVTLNIGKIANSYVQSEIYGLKDTIVMDNAAELNSIRLYDERGEFTEIGTKPEKNPMVAEAQDFADVINHFDDEKNQNKYYEWLQLSRNVNKLMFNLRQNAGLYFTGEEDKD, from the coding sequence ATGTTGAGACTTGGAATTATTGGTACTAACTGGATTACAAAACAGTTTATTGATGCAGCACATGAAACAAATGAATGGCAATTAAGTTCCGTGTATTCACGAACTATACAAAAGGCCCATGATTTTGGTGATTTATTAGGAGCATCAGAATTTTTTGATGATTTAACTAAGTTTTTTTTGGACGGAAACTTTGATGCAGTTTATATTGCATCGCCCAATAGTTTACATTTTGAGCAAGCGTTAGATGCAATACAACATGAAAAGATCACAATTGTAGAAAAACCAATCGTGGTTAATCCAACTCAGTGGAGAAAGTTGGAGAGTGCCTTGAAAGATTATCCTAAGGCTAAGTTGTTCGAGGCAGCTAGACATGTGCATGAGCCAAACTTTAAAGTAGTACAACACGCAATTAATAATTTTGATGTTGTGCAGGGGGCTTCACTTACCTATGCCAAATATTCCAGTAGGTATGATGCTGTTTTAAATGGTGAGGAACCTAATATTTTCTCCTTAGATTTTGCTGGTGGCGCTTTGCAGGATCTAGGCGTTTATGTGGTTTATGATGCAGTTGCTTGGTTTGGGATGCCTGAAGAGGTGGCTTACTTTCCACAAAAGATAAGAACTAGGGTTGATGGTAAGGGAACCGCGATCTTACGTTATCCACAGTTTGATGTAACACTTAATATTGGGAAGATTGCCAATTCGTATGTACAGTCCGAGATTTATGGACTGAAGGACACGATTGTAATGGATAACGCGGCTGAATTGAATAGTATTCGATTATACGATGAACGTGGTGAGTTTACTGAAATTGGTACAAAGCCCGAGAAAAATCCAATGGTTGCAGAGGCCCAAGATTTCGCAGATGTTATCAACCATTTTGATGATGAGAAAAATCAAAATAAATATTATGAATGGCTTCAATTAAGCCGAAATGTTAATAAATTAATGTTTAATTTACGGCAAAATGCTGGATTATATTTTACCGGCGAGGAAGATAAGGATTAA
- a CDS encoding DEAD/DEAH box helicase translates to MNDIFKQHFTEKGFEQQTLIQKRVEQKLRDGESVIGLSPTGSGKTVAFVLPLLEKIIPGNGTQLLIIAPSQELAIQTTEVVREWGTLIKLKVTSVTGGANMQRQIERLKTKPEIVVGTPGRIKTMIDEKRLKVSEISALVIDEADQLLTGDTLVDIQAIEDNLQSDLQFGFFSATMNQTFLEDLNEWFNIDPEVVDVREEDDTRGDVTHGWFAANDLNSKVRWLRTLQRIKKFQALVFFNHVSSLEKVNSMLKHEGVSVGKIAGHQVQTDRASMLRKFRKGELKYLMVTDVAARGLDIEDLPAVINFDIPQNITTYTHRMGRTGRMGKSGFVLSFGNDHDIRDLRKIVQKLNLSFSRMMVDEKQIVPFEKKVIDRNSVNKEKEITTKTKTPSTKVGKANNQNKSQNKIVNKPETPVRGKKGKKKHSKRMGLRHKRNLKDS, encoded by the coding sequence ATGAATGATATATTTAAACAGCATTTTACTGAAAAGGGTTTTGAACAACAAACGTTGATTCAGAAGCGTGTGGAGCAGAAGCTAAGGGATGGAGAGTCGGTAATAGGATTATCGCCAACTGGTTCAGGGAAAACAGTAGCGTTTGTACTTCCACTTCTAGAAAAAATAATCCCAGGTAATGGTACACAGCTTTTGATTATCGCTCCTTCGCAAGAACTTGCCATTCAAACAACTGAAGTGGTGCGTGAATGGGGGACATTGATCAAGTTAAAAGTGACGTCTGTTACCGGTGGCGCTAATATGCAACGGCAAATCGAAAGACTCAAAACCAAACCTGAGATTGTAGTAGGGACACCTGGTCGAATAAAAACAATGATTGACGAAAAACGTTTAAAAGTGTCAGAAATTTCTGCTCTTGTGATTGATGAGGCAGATCAACTTTTAACTGGAGATACATTAGTAGATATTCAGGCCATTGAAGATAATTTACAAAGTGATCTTCAGTTTGGATTCTTCTCAGCCACCATGAATCAAACGTTTTTAGAGGATTTAAACGAATGGTTTAACATCGATCCAGAAGTTGTTGACGTTAGAGAAGAAGACGATACACGTGGAGATGTAACACATGGGTGGTTTGCAGCTAACGATTTGAATAGCAAAGTTCGTTGGCTACGAACCTTACAGAGAATAAAAAAATTTCAAGCACTAGTATTTTTTAACCATGTTTCATCGTTGGAAAAAGTTAACTCCATGCTAAAACATGAGGGTGTTTCGGTTGGCAAAATTGCTGGGCATCAGGTTCAAACCGATCGTGCAAGTATGCTAAGAAAATTCCGCAAAGGAGAGCTTAAATATCTCATGGTAACTGATGTGGCAGCCCGGGGACTTGATATTGAAGATTTACCTGCCGTTATTAATTTTGATATTCCACAAAATATTACAACGTATACACACCGAATGGGAAGAACCGGCAGAATGGGTAAGAGCGGTTTTGTATTAAGCTTTGGTAATGACCATGATATTCGGGATTTAAGGAAAATTGTTCAAAAGCTAAATTTGAGCTTCAGTAGGATGATGGTGGATGAAAAGCAAATTGTTCCGTTTGAAAAAAAGGTAATTGATCGTAATTCTGTTAATAAAGAAAAGGAAATTACAACTAAAACAAAAACACCAAGTACAAAGGTTGGCAAAGCAAATAACCAAAACAAATCTCAAAATAAAATTGTTAACAAACCAGAAACCCCGGTTAGAGGGAAAAAAGGAAAGAAAAAACACTCTAAGAGAATGGGATTGAGACATAAAAGAAATCTAAAAGATTCCTAA
- a CDS encoding VanZ family protein, giving the protein MQNSIQQYVPFLILLFLVIISIVRIIGHNPKLVNTIVFGSLGVYLICVFWLIFTPGLYYLGDTYYMRYFWFGTAKIVYVPAGLTSEGSIMNMIMTLPAGVYLRLLLPNKVNKIPIVFMLAISIGLFNEGGQFILDLLVNIQRTVDITDVITNSIGVILGWGIAFLIRLKHVDLWKKG; this is encoded by the coding sequence TTGCAAAATTCAATTCAACAGTACGTACCATTTTTGATTCTACTCTTTCTAGTTATCATAAGTATTGTTAGAATCATTGGACATAACCCTAAACTAGTCAATACGATCGTTTTTGGTAGTTTAGGAGTTTATCTTATTTGCGTATTTTGGTTAATTTTCACCCCAGGATTGTATTATTTAGGCGACACCTATTACATGCGCTATTTTTGGTTTGGGACCGCGAAAATTGTTTATGTGCCTGCTGGCCTAACTTCAGAGGGAAGTATTATGAATATGATCATGACACTACCAGCAGGTGTTTATCTAAGGCTACTTTTACCTAATAAAGTTAATAAGATACCTATCGTCTTCATGCTTGCGATTTCAATTGGTTTATTTAATGAAGGCGGACAATTTATCCTCGATTTATTAGTTAACATCCAAAGAACTGTAGACATTACAGATGTTATTACTAACAGTATTGGTGTGATTTTGGGATGGGGAATTGCATTTTTAATTCGACTCAAACATGTTGATTTATGGAAGAAGGGATAA